The nucleotide window gtgtacaattttggtcgcctaattataggaaggatgtcaacaaaatagagagaatacggaggagatttactagaatgttgcctgggtttcaacaactaagttacagagcaaggttgaataagttaggtctttattctctggagcgcagaaggttaacgggggacttgatagaggtctttaaaatgatgagagggatagacagagttgatgtggacaagcttttccctttgagaatagggaagattcaaacaagaggacatgacttcagaattaagggagagaagtttaggggtaatatgagggggaacttctttactcagagagtggtggcggtgtggaatgagcttccagtggaagtggtggaggcaggttcattggtatcatttaaaaataaattggataggcatatggatgagaagggaatggagggttatggtatgagtgcaggcaggtgggactaaggggaaaaaaaaaattgttcggcacggacttgtagggccgagatggcctgtttccgtgctgtaattgttatatggttatatggttgtatggcaaATGATATTCCTCGTAAAAACATACGTTCCTactcaaaacatacttggctaatagaaTACGATTATGATTAattgtttagtttggaaatactgtggcaaaacaggcttttcagccaaccagacagacagacacagaattattactgaagccaatttggagtgtgggaagaaaccggagcacctggagacaacccacgctggtcacgggggagaacgtgcaaactccgtacagacagcacccgcagtcaggatcgaacccgggtctctgtcgccgcagggcagcaactccaccgctgctccaccgtgccgcccctaattggcttcagtaaaattgttccaagtgtgtaggatggtgctagtatacgggctgatcgctggtcggcacggactcggtgggccgaagggcatgataTCTAAATCTCTCATTGttggtgtttaaaaaataaaaaaaaagcatCGCAACATAATGACTGATTAATCCACCGACATAGTGAATTCTTTAGGAAGCttcattctccccccctccttctgcaGTTTAGAAATTCCAACAAGTTTATCAACACAGGATGTAGATTCCTGCTATCGGCTTCCTGGATCTGTGCCACTGAACTAGGAGTCTTTGACAGGAACGTGGAAGATGGATGCCCTGCCTTGAAAagtgagacaaaaagctggagtaactcagcgggacaggcagcatctctggagagaaggaatgggtgacattaggcgtcgagatccttcttcggactgcctTGAAGGGCGATAGCTACACACTGGACTGATCCATtttctacacacacacagactgcagATTTTCCTACAATGATACAGATTATCTTAAGAAGCGAACGGGATGCAATGCTCCATTTCCTCCTCGAGATCGATGCGAGCCTCACACATGCAAAGacttcaacggtggaacaggcggaggacgatggctgaccttagtggagcgtcacgacggctgggaaggcggatgaaggctgcagcagaaaagggtctccgatcgtcttggactccatgccactggatcctgacccagaactgtcaaggaccatgtggtggctgcctgtgcaccagtctcccctttCAAACAAAGTCTCGCACaggcaggcgtcctccatgagtggacagtcatactcgtttcgagtgacctcTGGTGATGAGGGtcttgcagcaaggaaacaggcccttcggcccaacatgtccatgccaaccaggatgccccatctacatctaTCCCATTTGGCCcctgtctctctaaacctttcctatcttgaggtcataaataataggaacagaatttgtccattcggcccatcaagtctactctgccattcaatcatggctgatctatctctccctcctaaccccattttcctgccttccccctgtaacccctgacacccgtacgaatctatctatctccgtcttaaaaatatccactgacttggcctccaatgcatgtacctgttcaagtgccttctaaatgctgccaacgagtgctgcctgtacggagtttgcacgttctccccgtgacctgtgtgggttttctccgagatcttcggtttcctcccacactccaaagacgtacaggtttgtaggttaattggcttggtgtatgtgtgagttgtccctagtgtgtgtcggacagtgttatgcccctgtcccacttgggaaacctgaacggaaaccactggagactttgcgccccacccaaggtttccgtgcggttcccggaggtttttgtcagtctccctacctgcttccactacctgcaacctccggcaaccacctgcaacctccgggaaccgcacagaaaccttgggtggggcgcaaagtctccagaggtttccgttcaggtttcctaagtgggacaggggcattagtgtgcggggaccgctggtcggtgcggactcggtgggccgaaggacctgtatctgcgctgtatctctgaactaaaccacatTGAATTGCTGGGCTGGGCCGGCGTACCTTTGCCTGTTGGTTCCTCTGGGCGATCCGTACGGACTCTTCAACGAGGCGGCTCGAACCGATCTCCTCAAGGGAAGCCCGTCCGTGCCCAGGAGGAGGGCGACATCGCTCCACTTGGCCTTGGAGCCCGTGGGGGTGGGGGTCCCGCTGGGTGGGGAGAAGCGGAGACCCCCGCCCACAGGGGTCCGGGGAGAAGACCTCCGCCTCGAGGCCGGACCGCAGCGGCGGCCCCGTGGAGTCTGGGGCTTCGACGGAGTGACCACCAGGAACTCACCCCGACCCTGTCGCCTCTTCTGGAGTCTCTGCGAAAGAAGCATCATCATagtcaactgcagatgctggtttacaccaaagatagacacaaaacgctggagcaactcagcaggacaggcaggagagaaggaatgggcgacgtttcaggtcgagacccttcttcagacagagagtcaggggagagggaatctagagataaggaagagtaaggtgtgaaaaagacagaTCAGGGGagaaggtgtctgaagaagggtctcgacccgaaacgtcacccattccttctctccggagatgtttagttgtttagtttattgtcacgaatgccgagctacagtgaaaagcttttttgttgcgtgctaaccagtcagcggaaagacaatacatgattacaatcgagccatttactgtgcaaagatacatgataatggaataacgtttagtgcgaggtaaagccagcaaagtccgattaaagatagtccgagggtcaacaatgaggtagatagtagtttaggattCATGATACCATCGCCTGCCggtggctccaacaccaagacccagagcgcggccttgcatcgcccggcgcggctttaacggccgcgggacacttaccatcgcccgccgggggctttgactctgacatcgggaggagtgcaggggagagataagactttgccttccatcacagtgaggaggagattcactgtgatggatgtttgtgtaaattgtgttgtgtcttggttcttttttcttgtgtgtatgactgcagaaaccacatttcgtttgagcctcaagaggttcaaatgataacaaataaattgtattgtattgtatgataagcgcaaaaaagctggagtaactcagcgggacaggcagaatttcagtcacacacacatatacacccagacacacacacacgtatacacccAGACACATGTATACACGCAGAAGCACACACTCACGTatacacccagacacacacacatatacacccagacacacacacacatatacacccaaacacacacatatacaccgagacacacgcatatacatccagacacacacatatacaccgagacacacacatatacacccagacacacacacatatacacccagacacacacgtatacacccagacacacacatataaacccagacacatatacatacatacacagttGTGAGCGAGTAGCGAGCAGCAGTGGAGAGAGAATGTTTACCTGCGAGACATTGCCCCATGTGTTCCTGGCGGAGCGCCCCAGACTGTGCAAGGCGCCGGGCTTGTTGCTGCTGCCATCACTGTGCCGGGCCGGACTGGGCTCAGCGTTGTCATCCACCCGACCCAGCGGCAGCCGCGTCCTCAACGCTGCCCCCAGCCCACGGCACCGGCGCCCCGCAACCCCGACCCCCCTGTCCCCGCTCTCCTGGAGCGGCcggtgctgctgccgctgccgccagcGGCTCAACCCACACTCCAtactgtctgtctgtatgtatgtatgtatgtctgtcgccctctgtgtctctatgtgtgtgtgtgcgtctatctatgtctgtctgtgtgtgtctgtgtgtctatgtctgtctgtgtgtgtgcgtctatctatgtctgtgtgtgtgtgtgtgtgtgtctatgtctgtctgtgtgtgtgtctatgtctgtctctatctctgactGTCAccacctttttttctttctccctgtTTTTTCTCTACCCCGCCTGTTtctgtgtgactctctctctccgactctctttctccctctccccctttctttctctctattatctgtctgtttctctgtctcagcccctccctttttctctcccccacccctctattctttctctctctgtctctgtctctgtctctgtctctgtctctctgtctctgtctctgtctctgtctctgtctctgtctctgtctctgtctctgtctctgtctctgtctctgtctctgtgtctctgtctcccgGTTCTTTCTTCTCTGGGATATTTTTGAATTTGGCGCAACTTTATTACTGGACCCCATTCCCGCCACGTGATTGGTCAGTGTTGCAACATCGCCAACTTACCCTGCCGTGTATTGGCTGCAGCTGGACCTGGAATGTAACACATTcccttctccttcctctctccccccctccccccccctcccccctctctctccctccccctctctctctgcccccctccctttctctgtcctctccctctcccctctccccctctccctccccccctctccctctctctctgccccctccctctctgccccctccccctcactgtccGCCCCCCCTCTCTGatcctcccccctctgccccctccctctcctctccccccctctctctcctccctctatctcctccccccctccctgtgttctccctcccctctccctcccccccgccccccccccccccccgtccccccccccacaccccacccccgcccgcccgcgcccccctccccccccccccccactccctctctccccccctctccctttccctctccatctctccccctcattcccactctccctcacctcctccccctccctctcctaatccccgcccttcctctccccctctgctctccctccccctcccctcactcccccgctctccactccc belongs to Leucoraja erinacea ecotype New England chromosome 28, Leri_hhj_1, whole genome shotgun sequence and includes:
- the LOC129710840 gene encoding protein PIMREG-like isoform X1, yielding MECGLSRWRQRQQHRPLQESGDRGVGVAGRRCRGLGAALRTRLPLGRVDDNAEPSPARHSDGSSNKPGALHSLGRSARNTWGNVSQRLQKRRQGRGEFLVVTPSKPQTPRGRRCGPASRRRSSPRTPVGGGLRFSPPSGTPTPTGSKAKWSDVALLLGTDGLPLRRSVRAASLKSPYGSPRGTNRQRQFDRDLESVSFGIGQLQRLSHVFDETIAKEERARAVENYRRVMSENVQVSEIRARKLSSSSVRRTTIRLRSALSSLADEALANVAERRRERN
- the LOC129710840 gene encoding protein PIMREG-like isoform X2; protein product: MECGLSRWRQRQQHRPLQESGDRGVGVAGRRCRGLGAALRTRLPLGRVDDNAEPSPARHSDGSSNKPGALHSLGRSARNTWGNVSQRLQKRRQGRGEFLVVTPSKPQTPRGRRCGPASRRRSSPRTPVGGGLRFSPPSGTPTPTGSKAKWSDVALLLGTDGLPLRRSVRAASLKSPYGSPRGTNRQRQFDRDLESVSFGIGQLQRLSHVFDETIAKEESGLTLSLLDD